In one window of Streptomyces sp. NBC_01224 DNA:
- a CDS encoding VOC family protein has protein sequence MIAELQCVVLDCADPARLAGFYHCLLGGEIDRPDRRWALGDGWATLHTAAGPVLAFQRVADHRPPRWGDPAHPQQFHLDFGVPDLGAAQTQAVAAGAVILDGGAGTARPWRIYADPAGHPFCLVQHGHGEAAVGQASPRSA, from the coding sequence GTGATCGCCGAACTCCAGTGCGTGGTACTCGACTGCGCCGATCCCGCACGCCTCGCCGGGTTCTACCATTGCCTGCTCGGCGGGGAGATCGACCGGCCGGACCGGCGATGGGCGCTCGGCGACGGCTGGGCGACGCTCCACACGGCAGCCGGGCCGGTCCTCGCCTTCCAGCGGGTGGCGGACCACCGGCCGCCGCGGTGGGGGGATCCGGCGCACCCGCAGCAGTTCCATCTCGACTTCGGCGTCCCGGATCTGGGCGCGGCGCAGACACAGGCAGTGGCGGCCGGTGCGGTGATCCTCGACGGCGGAGCCGGGACGGCGCGCCCGTGGCGGATCTATGCGGACCCGGCCGGGCATCCGTTCTGCCTGGTCCAGCACGGCCACGGCGAGGCGGCGGTCGGTCAGGCTTCGCCGCGGAGTGCCTGA
- a CDS encoding inositol monophosphatase family protein, with amino-acid sequence MIDEFLAGDLTEVEAAVRAAAAAEIMPRYRQLAAHEIVEKSGPHDLVTTADRLAEEHLTASLTRLLPGSVVVGEEAVHADPKVYDALGGDAPVWVVDPVDGTRQFVRGEPGFCTLVALAHRGELLASWTYAAALDEMAIAVRGRGATLDGKPICSGSPAPGAVLRVAMSHPDYTTEAQKRALLGLRTEGIDARPCGSAGLEYLAVARGDQDAVAFNWEYAWDHAAGLLLVTEAGGAQATLSGAPFRITGGNALPFTAARDEATVERILQALRGEA; translated from the coding sequence ATGATCGATGAATTCCTTGCCGGAGACCTGACCGAGGTCGAGGCGGCGGTCCGCGCAGCGGCCGCCGCCGAGATCATGCCGCGCTACCGGCAGCTCGCCGCGCACGAGATCGTCGAGAAGAGCGGCCCGCACGACCTCGTCACCACCGCCGACCGCCTCGCCGAGGAACACCTCACCGCATCCCTGACCAGGCTCCTGCCCGGCTCGGTCGTCGTCGGCGAGGAAGCGGTCCACGCCGATCCGAAGGTGTACGACGCGCTGGGCGGCGACGCACCGGTGTGGGTCGTCGACCCGGTCGACGGCACCCGCCAGTTCGTCCGCGGCGAACCGGGCTTCTGCACCCTGGTCGCCCTGGCCCACCGCGGCGAACTCCTGGCCTCCTGGACGTATGCCGCGGCCCTGGATGAGATGGCGATCGCCGTCCGCGGCCGCGGTGCCACGCTCGACGGCAAGCCGATATGCTCCGGCTCGCCCGCACCCGGGGCTGTTCTGCGGGTGGCGATGTCGCACCCCGACTACACCACCGAGGCCCAGAAGCGCGCCCTCCTCGGCCTGCGCACCGAGGGCATCGATGCCCGCCCCTGTGGTTCCGCGGGCCTCGAATACCTCGCCGTCGCCCGCGGCGACCAGGATGCGGTCGCCTTCAACTGGGAGTACGCCTGGGACCACGCGGCAGGCCTGCTCCTGGTCACCGAGGCGGGCGGCGCCCAGGCCACGCTCTCCGGCGCACCGTTCCGCATCACCGGCGGCAACGCCCTGCCGTTCACGGCGGCCCGTGACGAGGCGACCGTCGAACGCATCCTTCAGGCACTCCGCGGCGAAGCCTGA
- a CDS encoding phytoene desaturase family protein: MPSMLDAVVVGAGPNGLTAAAELARRGFAVEVFEAAETVGGGARTEELTLPGFRHDPCSAVHPLGIGSPAFNAMPLARHGLEWLQPELALAHPFPDGSAAVLTGSVGESAMSLGAQDAGAYRRLVAPYLGHWDTLAEDFLRTPWDGLPRDPYRWVRFGLDALQPATLLSRRFRGAKARGLFAGLGAHAIAPVSGLGTGGVALLFALAAHEKGWPVPRGGSQAISDALASYIREQGGTIRTGTEVKRLDELPPARAYIFDTSPTALARIAGLGHAYSGYRYGASCFKIDYALSGPVPWTAKEARRAGTVHIGPTAGEINSALSAAVAGRDPSVPFLITAQPTLVDPSRAPEGRHVFWAYGHVPAGWEGDATDVIERQLERFAPGFRDLVLARAVAGPPQLAARNANYVGGDIACGAFSGLQTVIRPKLARVPYATAHPAVFMCSSATPPGPGVHGMSGHHAAKAVWRRLRAA, encoded by the coding sequence GTGCCGTCGATGCTTGATGCTGTCGTCGTGGGGGCGGGGCCCAACGGACTGACCGCCGCGGCCGAACTGGCCCGCCGTGGCTTCGCCGTGGAGGTCTTCGAGGCGGCCGAGACCGTCGGAGGCGGTGCCCGCACCGAAGAGCTCACCCTCCCCGGATTCCGCCACGACCCCTGCTCCGCCGTTCATCCGCTGGGCATCGGCTCGCCCGCGTTCAACGCGATGCCGCTGGCCCGGCACGGGCTGGAGTGGCTCCAGCCCGAGCTGGCGCTCGCCCACCCGTTCCCGGACGGGTCGGCCGCCGTGCTCACCGGGTCGGTGGGGGAGAGCGCCATGTCGCTCGGTGCCCAGGACGCGGGGGCGTACCGCAGGCTCGTCGCCCCGTACCTGGGCCACTGGGACACCCTCGCCGAGGACTTTCTGCGCACCCCGTGGGACGGGCTGCCCCGTGACCCGTACCGCTGGGTGCGATTCGGTCTCGACGCGCTTCAGCCCGCGACGCTGCTCTCCCGCCGCTTCCGCGGTGCGAAGGCGCGCGGTCTGTTCGCCGGGCTCGGCGCCCACGCCATAGCGCCCGTCAGCGGTCTGGGCACCGGCGGGGTCGCCCTGCTCTTCGCCCTCGCCGCGCACGAGAAGGGCTGGCCGGTGCCGCGCGGCGGATCGCAGGCCATCTCCGACGCCCTTGCCTCGTACATACGCGAACAGGGCGGCACGATCCGTACCGGCACGGAGGTCAAGCGCCTGGACGAGCTCCCGCCCGCCCGCGCCTACATCTTCGACACCTCGCCCACCGCCCTCGCCCGCATCGCGGGGCTGGGCCACGCCTACAGCGGCTATCGGTACGGGGCATCCTGCTTCAAGATCGATTACGCGTTGTCGGGCCCCGTCCCCTGGACCGCGAAGGAGGCCCGCCGCGCCGGAACGGTCCACATCGGCCCCACGGCCGGCGAGATCAACTCCGCGCTGAGCGCCGCGGTGGCGGGCCGCGACCCGAGCGTGCCGTTCCTGATCACGGCACAGCCCACCCTGGTCGATCCGTCCCGCGCGCCCGAGGGCCGGCATGTCTTCTGGGCGTACGGACATGTCCCGGCGGGCTGGGAGGGCGACGCCACCGATGTCATCGAGCGGCAGCTGGAGCGCTTCGCCCCGGGCTTCCGCGACCTGGTGCTCGCCCGAGCGGTCGCGGGGCCGCCCCAACTCGCGGCGCGCAACGCCAATTACGTCGGCGGCGACATCGCGTGCGGCGCGTTCTCCGGCCTCCAGACGGTGATCCGGCCCAAGCTCGCACGGGTCCCGTATGCGACGGCGCATCCGGCGGTTTTCATGTGCTCCTCGGCCACTCCGCCCGGCCCGGGCGTGCACGGCATGTCCGGTCACCATGCGGCGAAGGCCGTCTGGCGGCGGCTTCGGGCGGCCTGA
- a CDS encoding nucleotidyltransferase family protein — protein sequence MASRLAALPGIRAVALGGSRARGTHRPDSDWDLGVYYRGAPDLAALTALASEVQGSPAEVAGPGGWGPWVDGGAWLRVDGAPVDWILRDLDRVEAVWSDCLEGRFEVGVQPGHPLGFWSPAYPGEVALGHVLADPRNELTALQQETRTYPEPLRTALVEAAWEAEFSVAAARKSAPAGDPLHVALCLSRAFGILTQSLHAHHRTWCLNEKGALAAAGALPDTPADFAERVGEALRGLDAAAVQRAAELVRDVRSVLATGAGAPGICS from the coding sequence ATGGCCTCCCGGCTCGCCGCGCTGCCCGGCATCCGGGCCGTCGCCCTGGGCGGCAGCCGGGCCCGCGGCACGCATCGCCCGGACTCCGACTGGGATCTGGGCGTGTACTACCGCGGCGCTCCTGACCTGGCCGCACTGACCGCGTTGGCGTCCGAGGTACAGGGCTCCCCGGCGGAGGTCGCGGGTCCCGGTGGCTGGGGGCCCTGGGTCGACGGGGGGGCCTGGCTGCGGGTGGACGGCGCCCCGGTGGACTGGATCCTGCGCGATCTGGACCGGGTGGAGGCGGTCTGGTCCGACTGTCTCGAAGGCCGCTTCGAAGTGGGCGTGCAGCCGGGGCATCCGCTCGGCTTCTGGTCCCCCGCCTATCCCGGGGAGGTCGCGCTCGGGCACGTACTTGCCGATCCCCGAAACGAATTGACAGCACTTCAGCAGGAGACCAGGACCTATCCGGAGCCTCTGCGCACCGCGCTCGTCGAAGCCGCGTGGGAGGCGGAATTCTCGGTTGCGGCCGCCCGCAAGTCGGCCCCTGCCGGGGACCCGCTCCATGTCGCCCTGTGCCTGTCGCGGGCGTTCGGCATCCTCACCCAGTCACTCCACGCCCACCACCGCACCTGGTGTCTGAACGAGAAGGGTGCGCTGGCCGCTGCGGGCGCCCTGCCGGACACCCCCGCGGACTTCGCCGAACGGGTCGGCGAGGCGCTGAGGGGGCTGGACGCGGCGGCGGTGCAGAGGGCTGCGGAGTTGGTGCGGGACGTCCGATCGGTGCTGGCGACGGGCGCCGGAGCACCCGGGATCTGCTCGTGA